A DNA window from Limanda limanda chromosome 6, fLimLim1.1, whole genome shotgun sequence contains the following coding sequences:
- the naalad2 gene encoding N-acetylated-alpha-linked acidic dipeptidase 2, producing MRKESRLIRWIWWIVAVMALFFLGFIIGWFAKPTHPHTADDNVSSKYLREFLDEMQPNQIRGHLRKFTRLPHLAGTEQNLKYAEQIKAEWQEFGLDSVEMVPYDVLLSYPNKSQPNYISIVDQHGNEVFNTSLSEPVPEGYEDVSNIVPPYSAFSPKGQPEGDLVYVNYGRTEDFSKLQREMNINVTGMIVIVRYGKIFRGNKVKNAMLAGAKAIIMFSDPADYWASGVQPYPEGWNLPGGGAQRGNVLNLNGAGDPLTPGYPAKDYTYRLSPEDGVGLPKIPVHPIGFHDAAHLLRNMGGQIPPNNWKGALNVSYRIGPGFIEDFKSQKVRMNIHTNNQVTRIYNVIGRIRGALEPDRYVILGGHRDAWVFGGIDPMTGAAVVHETVRSAGLLLQKGWRPRRTIIFASWDAEEFGLLGSTEWAEDNAKLLQERAVAYINADSAIEGMYTLRVDCTPSLNTLVYDITKQIASPEEGEEGVSLYESWHKRDNWTMDRDAPRISKLGSGSDFEAYFIRLGIAAGRARYTKNRITETYSSYPVYHSVYETFEIVERFYDPSFRRLRAVAQVRGGLVFLLADSQLLPLSADQYADSLGKYAQRVAQLAHKHQAEMEMFEVSFDALFSAVENFTVAARGFHERLQTLNRADPLQVRIMNDQLMYLERAFIDPLGLPGRPFYRHVIFAPSSHNKYSGDSFPGIYDTLFDIKNSADPQAWEEVKRQISIAAFTVHAAAMTLTPPA from the exons GAAATTTACCCGTCTCCCCCACCTGGCTGGTACGGAGCAGAACCTGAAGTATGCAGAGCAGATCAAGGCAGAGTGGCAGGAGTTTGGCCTGGACTCGGTGGAGATGGTGCCTTATGACGTCCTGTTGTCCTATCCCAACAAATCCCAACCGAATTACATCTCCATAGTTGATCAGCATGGCAATGAG GTTTTTAACACGTCCTTGTCAGAGCCGGTTCCAGAGGGTTATGAAGATGTTTCTAACATTGTGCCTCCATACAGTGCTTTCTCCCCCAAGGGACAACCTGAG ggagATTTGGTTTATGTGAACTATGGTCGCACGGAAGACTTCTCCAAGTTGCAGAGGGAGATGAACATCAATGTGACTGGAATGATTGTCATCGTCAGATATGGGAAAATATTCAGAGGCAATAAG GTGAAGAACGCCATGTTGGCTGGAGCGAAGGCGATCATCATGTTCTCAGACCCAGCAGATTACTGGGCCTCCGGAGTCCAG cCGTACCCTGAGGGCTGGAACCTGCCGGGTGGAGGAGCTCAAAGAGGAAATGTTCTGAACTTGAACGGAGCCGGAGACCCACTCACACCCGGGTATCCCGCTAAAG actACACATACAGACTCAGCCCCGAGGACGGAGTGGGACTTCCCAAGATTCCTGTGCATCCCATTGGCTTCCACGATGCAGCTCACCTGTTGAG GAATATGGGAGGACAGATTCCACCCAACAACTGGAAAGGAGCTCTGAACGTCTCGTACAGGATTGGTCCGGGCTTTATCGAAGATTTCAAGAGTCA gaAGGTGCGTATGaacatccacacaaacaaccaGGTGACCAGGATCTACAACGTCATTGGCCGGATTAGAGGAGCTCTGGAGCCAG acaggtATGTGATTCTGGGAGGACACCGGGATGCCTGGGTGTTTGGAGGAATAGATCCCATGACCGGGGCTGCAGTCGTCCATGAAACTGTCAGGAGCGCCGGCCTGCTCCTCCaaaaag gctggAGGCCGAGGAGGACGATAATATTTGCCAGCTGGGACGCTGAGGAGTTTGGACTGCTTGGATCTACAGAATGGGCAGag GACAACGctaagctgctgcaggagagagcTGTGGCCTACATCAACGCAGACTCTGCCATAGAGG GTATGTACACACTGAGGGTGGACTGCACTCCGTCTCTAAACACTCTGGTGTATGACATCACCAAGCAA ATAGCAAGTccagaggaaggtgaggagggcGTCTCTCTGTACGAGAGCTGGCACAAGCGGGACAACTGGACCATGGACCGGGATGCACCCAG AATCAGTAAACTCGGCTCAGGCAGTGATTTCGAGGCCTATTTTATCCGTCTGGGAATCGCTGCAGGCAGAGCCAGATACACAAAGAACAGG ataaCAGAGACCTACAGCTCTTATCCCGTCTATCACAGTGTGTATGAAACCTTTGAGATCGTGGAGAGGTTTTACGACCCCTCCTTCAGAAGGCTGCGGGCAGTGGCCCAGGTGAGAGGCGGCCTCGTCTTCCTATTGGCCGATTCCCAGCTGCTGCCTCTCAGTGCCGACCAGTACGCAGACTCACTGGGGAAGTACGCACAGAGAGTCGCCCAGTTGGCACACAAGCACCAAGCAGAGATGGAGATGTTCGAGGTGTCGTTCG ACGCTTTGTTTTCTGCAGTGGAAAACTTCACTGTTGCAGCCAGGGGTTTCCATGAGCGTCTGCAGACCCTCAACAGAGCAGA tcCTCTGCAGGTTCGCATCATGAACGATCAGCTTATGTATCTGGAGAGAGCCTTTATAGACCCCCTGGGTTTGCCTGGTAGACCCTTCTACAG ACATGTGATATTTGCTCCCAGCAGCCATAATAAATACTCAGGGGACTCATTCCCTGGGATCTATGATACACTGTTTGACATCAAGAACTCAGCTGACCCTCAGGCCTGGGAGGAAGTCAAGCGTCAAATCAGCATCGCTGCGTTCACCGTTCATGCTGCTGCTATGACCCTCACACCACCTGCTTGA